In one Modestobacter sp. L9-4 genomic region, the following are encoded:
- a CDS encoding LacI family DNA-binding transcriptional regulator yields MPRVTSADVARESGVSRTTVSYVLNDTTGTVISEETRRRVRAAADRLGYSPSAAARTLRSGRSDLVLCVLPDWPVGPVVDALLDHLTRELAARDLSVLVHHSRGPRPLSDLWRAVTPRAVVGFTGFSDEEEAGMHRAGIQVVATVLDEEPRRPGAFSVGQTQVGRLQVQHLVGAGHRVLGYASTTDPRLGDFAVPRLAGVREECARLGLPAPRVQAVDLSAGSGREAVRALRAGPDPVDAVAAYNDEVALAVLAGARAEGLRVPDDVAVIGVDDVTAARLASPPLTTVSQSAGVQARFLSDSVIAALDGRPAPAHPTDVLQLVVRESA; encoded by the coding sequence GTGCCACGGGTGACCAGCGCGGACGTCGCGCGGGAGAGCGGGGTCTCCCGCACCACGGTCAGCTACGTCCTCAACGACACCACCGGCACGGTGATCTCCGAGGAGACCCGGCGGCGGGTGCGCGCCGCGGCCGACCGGCTCGGCTACTCCCCCTCGGCGGCGGCCCGCACGCTGCGCAGCGGGCGCAGCGACCTGGTGCTGTGCGTCCTGCCGGACTGGCCGGTCGGCCCGGTGGTCGACGCGCTGCTGGACCACCTCACCCGGGAGCTCGCCGCGCGTGACCTGTCGGTGCTGGTGCACCACTCGCGCGGGCCGCGACCGCTGTCGGACCTGTGGCGAGCGGTGACCCCGCGGGCCGTCGTGGGCTTCACCGGCTTCTCCGACGAGGAGGAGGCCGGCATGCACCGGGCCGGAATCCAGGTGGTCGCCACCGTGCTCGACGAGGAGCCCCGCCGACCCGGCGCCTTCTCCGTCGGGCAGACCCAGGTGGGGCGGCTGCAGGTGCAGCACCTCGTGGGCGCCGGGCACCGCGTCCTGGGCTACGCCTCCACCACCGATCCCCGGCTGGGCGACTTCGCCGTCCCACGGCTGGCCGGGGTCCGCGAGGAGTGCGCCCGGCTGGGCCTGCCCGCCCCGCGGGTGCAGGCCGTCGACCTGTCCGCCGGGTCCGGGCGGGAGGCGGTGCGTGCGCTGCGGGCCGGGCCCGACCCGGTGGACGCGGTCGCCGCCTACAACGACGAGGTCGCGCTCGCCGTCCTCGCCGGGGCCCGGGCTGAGGGGTTGCGGGTGCCCGACGATGTCGCGGTGATCGGGGTGGACGACGTCACGGCCGCCCGGCTCGCCTCTCCCCCGCTGACCACCGTGTCCCAGTCCGCCGGGGTGCAGGCCCGGTTCCTGTCGGACTCGGTGATCGCGGCGCTGGACGGCCGCCCTGCGCCGGCACACCCCACCGACGTCCTGCAGCTGGTGGTGCGGGAGTCGGCCTGA
- a CDS encoding bifunctional FO biosynthesis protein CofGH, giving the protein MTGSLPAPSASALNRALVRAERGVTLDATEAETLMHARGLAEGEPLDRLLTTAARVRDAGLASAGRPGVVTYSRKVFIPLTHLCRDRCHYCTFVTTPGQLRAEGKAPFLSPDEVLDIARQGAALGCKEALFTLGDRPEDRWPVAAEWLEAHGFDSTLGYLRAMAIRVLEETGLLPHLNPGVLSWEEIQRLKPVAASMGMMLETTATRLWSEKGGPHFGSPDKDPAVRLRVLEDAGRSAVPFTTGVLLGIGETYAERVDALAEIRASARRHGHVQEVIVQNFRAKPRTAMAGTDDLALQEYVASVAVSRLVLGPAARVQAPPNLSDSTELGLLLRAGVDDWGGVSPLTPDHVNPERPWPNIDKLAQLTADAGFTLRERLAAQPGFVLQPEPWLDPRVRPHVSALAGPDGLAVEGRLPVGLPWQEPDEAWTASGRVDLHTEIDTVGRTGDRRSDFDAVYGDWAELRSRTERARDGHSTAIAAGDPAVHAALRHAETDPAGLSDAEYLALLGADGTDLDALAALADAVRRDVNGDDVTYVVNRNVNFTNVCYTGCRFCAFAQRRTDADAFTLSMQQVGDRVDEAWAGGATEICMQGGIHPDLPGTAYLDLARGVKSRRPDIHLHAFSPMEVVNGSARTGLSFRDFLTAAKEAGVDSLPGTAAEILDDDVRWVLTKGKLPTATWLEIVRTAHQVGLPTTSTMMYGHVDTPAHWVGHLRTLAALQDETGGFREFVLLPFVHHNSPIYLAGVARPGPTNRENRAVHAVARLLLHGRIDNIQTSWVKLGDTGTQTMLDGGANDLGGTLMEETISRMAGSGNGSLKTIAELEAMAAGIGRPARQRTTEYGTPSPERMATARTEAGRAALTLKLV; this is encoded by the coding sequence ATGACTGGTTCCCTCCCCGCCCCGTCCGCCTCCGCCCTCAACCGCGCGCTGGTGCGTGCCGAACGTGGCGTGACCCTCGACGCCACCGAGGCCGAGACCCTGATGCACGCCCGCGGCCTGGCCGAGGGCGAGCCGCTCGACCGGCTGCTGACCACCGCCGCCCGGGTGCGCGACGCCGGGCTGGCCTCCGCCGGTCGCCCCGGCGTGGTGACCTACAGCCGCAAGGTGTTCATCCCGCTCACCCACCTGTGCCGCGACCGCTGCCACTACTGCACGTTCGTGACCACGCCCGGCCAGCTGCGCGCCGAGGGCAAGGCCCCGTTCCTCTCCCCCGACGAGGTGCTGGACATCGCCCGCCAGGGTGCGGCGCTGGGGTGCAAGGAGGCGCTGTTCACCCTCGGCGACCGCCCGGAGGACCGCTGGCCGGTCGCGGCCGAGTGGCTGGAGGCGCACGGCTTCGACTCCACGCTGGGCTACCTGCGGGCGATGGCGATCCGGGTGCTGGAGGAGACCGGGCTGCTGCCGCACCTCAACCCCGGCGTGCTGAGCTGGGAGGAGATCCAGCGGCTCAAGCCGGTCGCGGCGTCGATGGGCATGATGCTGGAGACGACGGCCACGCGGCTGTGGTCGGAGAAGGGCGGGCCGCACTTCGGTTCCCCCGACAAGGACCCCGCCGTGCGGCTGCGGGTGCTCGAGGACGCCGGCCGCTCCGCCGTCCCGTTCACCACCGGCGTGCTGCTGGGCATCGGCGAGACCTACGCCGAGCGGGTCGACGCGCTCGCCGAGATCCGGGCCTCGGCGCGCCGGCACGGGCACGTCCAGGAGGTCATCGTCCAGAACTTCCGGGCCAAGCCGCGCACCGCGATGGCCGGCACCGACGACCTGGCGCTGCAGGAGTACGTCGCCTCGGTCGCCGTGAGCCGGCTGGTCCTCGGCCCGGCCGCCCGGGTGCAGGCACCGCCGAACCTCTCCGACTCCACCGAACTGGGCCTGCTGCTGCGCGCCGGGGTCGACGACTGGGGCGGCGTCTCCCCGCTCACGCCCGACCACGTCAACCCCGAGCGCCCGTGGCCGAACATCGACAAGCTGGCCCAGCTGACCGCCGACGCCGGGTTCACGCTGCGCGAGCGGCTGGCCGCCCAGCCCGGCTTCGTGCTGCAGCCCGAGCCGTGGCTGGACCCGCGGGTGCGCCCGCACGTGTCCGCGCTCGCCGGCCCCGACGGGCTGGCCGTCGAGGGCCGCCTCCCGGTCGGTCTGCCCTGGCAGGAGCCGGACGAGGCCTGGACGGCGTCCGGGCGGGTGGACCTGCACACCGAGATCGACACCGTCGGGCGCACCGGCGACCGGCGCAGCGACTTCGACGCCGTCTACGGCGACTGGGCCGAGCTGCGTTCCCGCACCGAGAGGGCCCGCGACGGGCACTCGACCGCGATCGCGGCCGGCGACCCGGCCGTGCACGCCGCGCTGCGGCACGCCGAGACCGACCCGGCGGGGCTCTCCGACGCCGAGTACCTGGCACTGCTGGGCGCCGACGGCACCGACCTCGACGCGCTGGCCGCGCTGGCTGACGCCGTCCGCCGAGACGTCAACGGCGACGACGTCACCTACGTGGTGAACCGGAACGTCAACTTCACCAACGTCTGCTACACCGGCTGCCGGTTCTGCGCCTTCGCCCAGCGGCGCACCGACGCCGACGCCTTCACCCTGTCGATGCAGCAGGTCGGCGACCGGGTCGACGAGGCGTGGGCCGGCGGGGCGACCGAGATCTGCATGCAGGGCGGCATCCACCCCGACCTGCCCGGCACCGCCTACCTCGACCTCGCGCGGGGGGTGAAGTCCCGCCGTCCCGACATCCACCTGCACGCGTTCTCACCCATGGAGGTCGTGAACGGGTCGGCGCGCACCGGGCTGAGCTTCCGCGACTTCCTCACCGCCGCGAAGGAGGCCGGCGTCGACAGCCTGCCCGGGACGGCGGCGGAGATCCTCGACGACGACGTCCGCTGGGTGCTCACCAAGGGCAAGCTGCCCACCGCGACCTGGCTGGAGATCGTGCGGACGGCGCACCAGGTGGGCCTGCCGACGACCTCGACGATGATGTACGGCCACGTCGACACCCCCGCCCACTGGGTCGGGCACCTGCGCACCCTGGCCGCCCTGCAGGACGAGACCGGCGGCTTCCGCGAGTTCGTGCTGCTGCCGTTCGTGCACCACAACTCCCCCATCTACCTGGCCGGCGTCGCCCGGCCGGGGCCCACCAACCGGGAGAACCGGGCGGTGCACGCGGTCGCCCGGCTGCTGCTGCACGGGCGGATCGACAACATCCAGACCTCGTGGGTCAAGCTCGGCGACACCGGCACGCAGACGATGCTGGACGGTGGCGCCAACGACCTGGGCGGCACGTTGATGGAGGAGACCATCAGCCGGATGGCGGGCTCGGGCAACGGGTCGCTGAAGACCATCGCCGAACTGGAGGCCATGGCCGCCGGCATCGGCCGCCCGGCCCGCCAGCGGACGACGGAGTACGGCACACCGTCACCGGAGCGGATGGCCACCGCCCGCACCGAGGCCGGCCGGGCCGCGCTCACCCTCAAGCTCGTCTGA
- a CDS encoding flavin reductase family protein — MPVDAPQFAAALRQYAAGVVLLTVHDDMDDVGTTVTSMMSVSADPPLVAIGLSTEGYPAEVLQAVGSCAVNVLGASQAILASRFSSAGRPSARHLLESVPWHRAPVSDAIVLDGALAALDCTVHSVVEAGDHVVVLLQVEDVPVLGDGDPLLRLRGRFTDGAGQPLRRP, encoded by the coding sequence GTGCCTGTCGATGCTCCGCAGTTCGCCGCCGCCCTGCGCCAGTACGCGGCCGGGGTCGTGCTGCTGACCGTGCACGACGACATGGACGACGTCGGGACGACGGTGACGTCGATGATGAGCGTGTCGGCCGACCCGCCGCTGGTCGCGATCGGGCTGTCCACCGAGGGCTACCCGGCCGAGGTGCTGCAGGCGGTGGGCTCCTGCGCGGTGAACGTGCTCGGGGCGTCGCAGGCGATCCTGGCCAGCCGGTTCTCCTCCGCCGGGCGGCCCAGTGCCCGGCACCTGCTGGAGTCCGTGCCCTGGCACCGCGCACCGGTCAGCGACGCGATCGTGCTGGACGGGGCCCTGGCCGCGCTGGACTGCACCGTGCACTCGGTGGTCGAGGCCGGTGACCACGTCGTCGTCCTGCTGCAGGTCGAGGACGTGCCCGTGCTCGGTGACGGCGACCCGCTGCTGCGGCTGCGCGGCCGGTTCACCGACGGCGCCGGCCAGCCCCTCCGCCGTCCGTAG
- a CDS encoding NAD(P)/FAD-dependent oxidoreductase produces MTTGEQSYDVIVIGAGSTGENVADIAVRGGLTAVLVESELVGGECSYWACMPSKTLLRGSEVLSAARAVSGAAAAVTGEQDVAATLARRDSFTSNWDDASQVEWVEKSNIALVRGKGRLDGEKRVVVTQPDGTEVVLTARHAVAVCTGSRAAVPPVDGLADVTPWTPRESTSAKEVPGRLLVIGGGYVGCEMSTAWQQLGSAVTLFQHNERLLPHLEPAAGDAVEASLRDLGVDVHLGVEVQSVRREGGEVVLTSSDGEFRGDEVLVAVGRAANTDEIGLETVGLEPKGYLDVDESLQVPGTPWLYGVGDVNGRQQLTHMGKYQARQAGAAIVARARGEQVDLSDWSPFVATADRRATPSVVFTDPQVAAVGMTAAEADKAGLPHRVVEYPIGSVAGAAVHADGYTGTAIAVVDTEREVLLGVTFVGAGVAELLHSATIAVVGEVPIARLWHAVPSYPTISEIWLRLLETYRG; encoded by the coding sequence GTGACCACTGGTGAGCAGAGCTACGACGTCATCGTCATCGGAGCGGGGTCGACGGGGGAGAACGTCGCCGACATCGCCGTGCGGGGCGGGCTGACCGCCGTCCTCGTGGAGAGCGAACTGGTCGGCGGGGAGTGCTCGTACTGGGCGTGCATGCCCAGCAAGACGCTGCTGCGCGGCAGCGAGGTGCTCAGCGCCGCCCGCGCCGTCTCCGGCGCGGCAGCCGCGGTGACCGGCGAGCAGGACGTCGCTGCGACGCTGGCCCGCCGCGACTCCTTCACCAGCAATTGGGACGACGCCAGCCAGGTCGAGTGGGTCGAGAAGAGCAACATCGCGCTGGTGCGCGGCAAGGGCCGCCTGGACGGCGAGAAGCGGGTCGTCGTGACCCAGCCCGACGGCACCGAGGTGGTGCTCACCGCCCGCCACGCGGTGGCCGTGTGCACCGGCTCGCGCGCCGCCGTCCCGCCGGTCGACGGGCTGGCCGACGTCACGCCGTGGACCCCGCGGGAGTCCACCAGCGCGAAGGAGGTGCCCGGCCGGCTGCTGGTCATCGGTGGCGGCTACGTGGGCTGCGAGATGTCCACCGCTTGGCAGCAGCTGGGCTCGGCGGTGACCCTCTTCCAGCACAACGAGCGGCTGCTGCCGCACCTGGAGCCCGCCGCCGGGGACGCCGTCGAGGCCTCGCTGCGCGACCTGGGCGTCGACGTCCACCTCGGCGTGGAGGTGCAGTCGGTGCGGCGTGAGGGCGGCGAGGTCGTGCTCACCAGCTCCGACGGGGAGTTCCGCGGCGACGAGGTGCTGGTCGCCGTCGGCCGTGCGGCCAACACCGACGAGATCGGGCTGGAGACCGTGGGCCTGGAGCCCAAGGGGTACCTGGACGTCGACGAGTCGCTGCAGGTGCCCGGCACGCCGTGGCTCTACGGCGTGGGCGACGTCAACGGCCGCCAGCAGCTGACCCACATGGGCAAGTACCAGGCCCGCCAGGCGGGTGCCGCGATCGTCGCCCGGGCCCGCGGCGAGCAGGTCGACCTGTCCGACTGGTCGCCGTTCGTGGCCACCGCCGACCGGCGGGCCACCCCCAGCGTCGTCTTCACCGACCCGCAGGTCGCCGCCGTCGGCATGACCGCCGCCGAGGCGGACAAGGCGGGCCTGCCGCACCGGGTCGTGGAGTACCCGATCGGCAGCGTCGCGGGTGCCGCCGTGCACGCCGACGGCTACACCGGCACCGCGATCGCCGTCGTCGACACCGAGCGCGAGGTGCTGCTCGGCGTCACCTTCGTCGGCGCGGGCGTGGCGGAGCTGCTGCACTCGGCGACCATCGCGGTGGTCGGTGAGGTGCCGATCGCCCGGCTGTGGCACGCGGTGCCGTCCTACCCGACGATCAGCGAGATCTGGCTGCGCCTGCTCGAGACCTACCGGGGCTGA
- a CDS encoding NAD(+)/NADH kinase: MLHPFRDCAGAVDQVTAWTTAHGVELVASTEDVARLQLQGVTPVDLTELATSCDGIIALGGDGTLLGAMRLVVDDPVPVLGVNFGRLGFLTEVEGRELEGALTAMAEGRSTLESRSCLVVRGPGWETVAFNDVVVARVPGEGMVDATLSVAGRRYGHYRCDALIISTPMGSTAYNYAAGGPVMSPGAEGVLVTPSAPLNGIDRTLVLGPHEPLHLTLPEDAGRPAVEVDGLVVGRLGPGDELHVSARADAGLLVRLDDWLAADRSRVKLSLLDLPLLPEELAELLPDELRRRQPGGVTPPGSTPSTPPSRRD, encoded by the coding sequence GTGCTGCACCCCTTCCGGGACTGCGCCGGCGCCGTCGACCAGGTGACCGCCTGGACGACGGCGCACGGCGTCGAGCTGGTCGCCAGCACCGAGGACGTGGCCAGGCTGCAGCTGCAGGGGGTCACCCCGGTCGACCTCACCGAGCTGGCGACCAGCTGCGACGGCATCATCGCCCTGGGCGGTGACGGCACGCTGCTCGGCGCGATGCGCCTGGTGGTCGACGACCCCGTCCCGGTGCTGGGCGTCAACTTCGGCCGGCTCGGCTTCCTCACCGAGGTGGAGGGGCGCGAGCTCGAGGGCGCGCTCACCGCGATGGCCGAGGGCCGCTCGACCCTGGAGTCGCGCAGCTGCCTGGTCGTGCGCGGCCCGGGCTGGGAGACCGTGGCCTTCAACGACGTCGTGGTCGCCCGGGTGCCGGGGGAGGGGATGGTCGACGCCACCCTGTCGGTGGCCGGCCGCCGGTACGGGCACTACCGCTGCGACGCGCTGATCATCTCCACCCCCATGGGCTCGACGGCCTACAACTACGCCGCGGGCGGGCCGGTCATGTCCCCGGGTGCCGAGGGCGTGCTGGTCACCCCCTCGGCACCGCTGAACGGCATCGACCGCACGCTGGTGCTGGGTCCGCACGAGCCGCTGCACCTGACGCTGCCGGAGGACGCCGGGCGGCCGGCCGTCGAGGTCGACGGGCTGGTGGTCGGCCGGCTGGGTCCCGGCGACGAGCTGCACGTCTCCGCCCGCGCCGACGCCGGGCTGCTGGTCCGGCTCGACGACTGGCTGGCCGCCGACCGCAGCCGGGTCAAGCTCTCGCTGCTGGACCTGCCGCTGCTGCCCGAGGAGCTGGCCGAGCTGCTGCCCGACGAGCTGCGCCGCCGCCAGCCCGGCGGGGTCACGCCCCCGGGCAGCACCCCCTCCACGCCGCCGTCCCGGCGCGACTGA
- a CDS encoding transglutaminase family protein has protein sequence MRTDVACTLTVSSPAPATALLQVAVAAPLTEQLTVLGGGSPVPVEEIAVPGARVHRLQVPAGETVVAYTAQVESAGSPREVTPAEWAEFVRPSRYCPSDQLEGYAGTEFDRSLPRAELVASVAAWVARRLSYVSGSSRSVDTAVDTLLLGRGVCRDYAHLTITMLRALEVPARLVAVYAPGLSPMDFHAVVEADVDGVWRTVDATRLAPTSALVRICSGRDAADTAFLSLFGGQAVLVGMTVTATVDGDLPAPDDEPFPLP, from the coding sequence ATGCGCACCGACGTGGCCTGCACCCTCACCGTCTCCTCCCCCGCGCCGGCGACCGCGCTGCTGCAGGTCGCCGTGGCCGCGCCGCTGACCGAGCAGCTGACCGTGCTCGGCGGCGGCTCCCCGGTGCCGGTCGAGGAGATCGCCGTCCCCGGGGCGCGGGTGCACCGGCTGCAGGTGCCGGCCGGGGAGACGGTGGTCGCCTACACCGCGCAGGTGGAGTCCGCGGGCAGCCCGCGGGAGGTCACGCCGGCCGAGTGGGCGGAGTTCGTGCGGCCCAGCCGGTACTGCCCCTCGGACCAGCTGGAGGGCTACGCCGGCACCGAGTTCGACCGGTCGCTGCCACGCGCCGAACTGGTCGCCTCCGTCGCCGCCTGGGTCGCGCGGCGGCTGAGCTACGTCTCCGGCTCCAGCCGCTCGGTCGACACCGCGGTCGACACCCTGCTGCTGGGCCGGGGCGTGTGCCGCGACTACGCGCACCTGACCATCACGATGCTCCGGGCGCTGGAGGTGCCCGCCCGACTGGTCGCCGTCTACGCCCCGGGGCTGTCCCCGATGGACTTCCACGCCGTGGTCGAGGCCGACGTCGACGGCGTCTGGCGGACCGTGGACGCGACCCGGCTGGCCCCCACGTCGGCGCTGGTGCGCATCTGCTCGGGCCGCGACGCCGCCGACACCGCGTTCCTGTCGCTGTTCGGCGGGCAGGCCGTGCTGGTCGGGATGACCGTCACCGCCACCGTCGACGGCGACCTCCCCGCCCCCGACGACGAGCCCTTCCCGCTGCCGTAG
- a CDS encoding SGNH/GDSL hydrolase family protein gives MQPGSDRRTWQRYIALGDSFTEGLSDPDPGGPDAFRGWADRLAEHLAAAAPTGTVEYANLAIRGRLLPQVLAEQVPVALAAQPDLVSLVAGGNDLLRPGADPDRLAADLEAAVVRFREAGADVLLATGVDPRQTPIIRRTRGRVAVFNSHLWSIAARQGAVVLDQWGAAWVQDARMWDQGDRIHLTVEGHRRTALAAAAALGVPVDGDGTDWRTPLEPAPPRPTREVLAQEAAWVRGFVVPWIGRRLRGRSSGDGRTPKRPDLQPVHAPAARVG, from the coding sequence GTGCAGCCGGGCAGCGACCGTCGGACGTGGCAGCGCTACATCGCGCTGGGGGACTCCTTCACCGAGGGGTTGAGCGACCCCGACCCGGGCGGCCCCGACGCCTTCCGCGGCTGGGCCGACCGGCTGGCCGAGCACCTCGCCGCCGCCGCGCCCACGGGCACGGTCGAGTACGCCAACCTGGCGATCCGCGGCCGGCTGCTGCCCCAGGTGCTCGCCGAGCAGGTGCCCGTCGCGCTGGCCGCGCAGCCGGACCTGGTGAGCCTGGTCGCCGGCGGCAACGACCTGCTGCGGCCGGGCGCGGACCCCGACCGGCTGGCCGCGGACCTCGAGGCGGCGGTGGTGCGCTTCCGGGAGGCCGGGGCCGACGTCCTGCTGGCCACCGGCGTCGACCCGCGGCAGACCCCGATCATCCGGCGCACCCGCGGCCGGGTCGCGGTGTTCAACTCCCACCTGTGGTCGATCGCCGCCCGGCAGGGCGCCGTGGTGCTCGACCAGTGGGGCGCGGCGTGGGTCCAGGACGCCCGGATGTGGGACCAGGGCGACCGCATCCACCTCACCGTCGAGGGACACCGGCGCACCGCGCTGGCGGCCGCCGCGGCACTGGGCGTGCCGGTCGACGGGGACGGCACCGACTGGCGGACGCCGCTGGAACCGGCCCCGCCGCGGCCGACCCGCGAGGTGCTGGCACAGGAGGCCGCCTGGGTGCGCGGCTTCGTGGTGCCGTGGATCGGCCGGCGGCTGCGCGGACGCTCCTCCGGGGACGGCCGGACGCCGAAGCGGCCCGACCTGCAGCCCGTGCACGCCCCCGCCGCACGCGTCGGCTGA